From Ailuropoda melanoleuca isolate Jingjing chromosome 8, ASM200744v2, whole genome shotgun sequence, a single genomic window includes:
- the MPZ gene encoding myelin protein P0: protein MLRALAPGPAMAPGAPSSSPSPILAALLFSSLVLPLAQAIVVYTDKEVHGAVGSRVTLYCSFWSSEWVSDDISFTWRYQPEGGRDAISIFHYAKGQPYIDEVGTFKERIQWVGDPHWKDGSIVIHNLDYSDNGTFTCDVKNPPDIVGKTSQVTLYVFEKVPTRYGVVLGAVIGGVIGVVLLLLVLFYLVRYCWLRRQEALQRRLSAMEKGKLHKAAKDSKRGRQTPVLYAMLDHSRSTKAASEKKSKGLGESRKDKK, encoded by the exons ATGCTCCGGGCCCTAGCCCCTGGCCCAGCTATGGCTCCTGGGGCTCCCTCGTCCAGCCCCAGTCCTATCCTGGCTGCGCTGCTCTTCTCCTCTTTGG TGCTCCCCCTGGCCCAGGCCATTGTGGTTTACACGGACAAGGAGGTCCACGGCGCAGTGGGCTCCCGGGTGACCCTGTACTGCTCCTTCTGGTCCAGCGAGTGGGTCTCAGATGACATCTCCTTTACCTGGCGCTACCAGCCCGAAGGGGGCCGTGACGCCATCTCG ATCTTCCACTATGCAAAGGGACAACCCTACATTGACGAGGTGGGGACCTTTAAAGAGCGCATCCAGTGGGTAGGGGACCCTCACTGGAAGGATGGCTCTATCGTCATACACAACCTGGACTACAGTGACAACGGCACCTTCACCTGTGACGTCAAAAACCCACCAGACATAGTGGGCAAGACTTCTCAGGTCACACTCTATGTCTTTGAAAAAG TGCCCACCAGGTACGGGGTAGTACTGGGAGCCGTGATTGGGGGTGTCATAGGGGTGGTGTTACTGCTGCTGGTGCTGTTCTATCTGGTTCGTTATTGCTGGCTGCGCAGGCAGGAGGCCCTACAGAGGAGACTCAG TGCCATGGAGAAGGGGAAATTGCACAAGGCCGCGAAGGACTCCAAGCGTGGCCGGCAG ACGCCAGTGCTGTACGCCATGCTGGATCACAGCCGAAGCACCAAAGCTGCCAGCGAGAAGAAGTCCAAGGGGCTGGGGGAGTCTCGCAAGGATAAGAAATAG